Proteins encoded together in one Salmo trutta chromosome 3, fSalTru1.1, whole genome shotgun sequence window:
- the LOC115179216 gene encoding uncharacterized protein LOC115179216, with translation MADLPKERMETTPPFTYCGMDCFGPFYAKDGRRELKRYGLLLTCMGSRAVHIEMLNDLTTDAFINALRSFIAIRGNVRQIRCDQGSNFIGARREFVDARKEMDQERLKELGCEFIMNTPSSSHMGGVWERQIRTIRSVLTSILDQSDGRLDSASLRTFLYEVMAILNSRPLTREYLNDPLGPEPLTPNHILTMKSTILLPPPGQFIKEDLYLRKRWRRVQFLANEFWARWKKEYLLNLQHRQKWNKDRRNASINDIVILQDDTVPRNQWKLAKDTEVYPGQDGRVRRCKLLISDSTLDEKGKRITKPTYLERPIHKTVTLLEADQKPCRPLSQKSQVIGGSVTDN, from the coding sequence ATGGCAGATCTTCCGAAGGAACGCATGGAGACCACGCCTCCCTTCACATACTGCGGGATGGACTGCTTTGGACCTTTCTATGCCAAGGACGGAAGAAGAGAGTTAAAGCGTTATGGGCTCCTACTCACTTGCATGGGCTCTCGAGCAGTTCACATTGAAATGCTTAATGACTTAACCACCGATGCCTTTATCAATGCCCTGCGTTCATTCATCGCCATACGTGGTAATGTTCGTCAAATCAGATGTGATCAAGGCAGCAACTTCATTGGCGCAAGACGCGAGTTTGTGGACGCCCGGAAAGAAATGGATCAAGAACGATTGAAGGAACTTGGATGCGAGTTTATCATGAACACCCCATCTTCAAGTCACATGGGTGGTGTTTGGGAAAGGCAAATCCGCACGATACGAAGTGTCTTGACATCCATTCTTGATCAGTCAGACGGAAGACTCGACAGCGCTTCTCTGCGTACCTTTCTCTATGAAGTCATGGCGATTTTAAATAGTAGGCCCCTAACTAGGGAATATCTGAATGATCCATTAGGTCCAGAACCGCTCACACCAAATCACATCTTGACAATGAAGTCCACAATTCTCTTACCACCACCTGGACAGTTCATCAAGGAAGATCTTTATCTCCGCAAGAGATGGCGCAGAGTACAATTCTTAGCCAATGAATTCTGGGCAAGGTGGAAGAAAGAGTACCTCCTAAACCTCCAACACAGGCAGAAATGGAATAAAGACAGAAGAAACGCAAGTATTAATGACATTGTCATATTGCAAGATGATACTGTACCACGCAACCAGTGGAAATTGGCAAAGGATACAGAAGTGTACCCGGGACAGGATGGCCGGGTGAGAAGATGCAAGTTACTGATCAGCGACTCAACCCTGGATGAGAAAGGTAAACGCATCACCAAACCCACCTATCTGGAGAGGCCCATCCATAAGACAGTCACCCTCCTGGAAGCCGATCAAAAACCCTGCAGACCCCTTTCTCAGAAATCACAGGTGATTGGTGGGAGTGTAACTGACAATTAA